In Crinalium epipsammum PCC 9333, the genomic window TCTCTAAATACCTTCCGACCACATAGATCATTGGGGAGTCAATTCCTGTGGTGCGTAAGTTGTGTTCATTATGGTATCCTCCATGCGATTATATTGCCGAATTTTTATTCAAGAATGCAACTTTGTATTAAGCTTTTTCTAGTAATTAGAAAGTTAATAGCATAAAAGATTTAATCTGACAGTAAATTTTTTTTAAGATATTTTCTGCGACACTAATTCTGATATGTGCTAATATATAATTTACTGAGTTTAATTCGGCTTCAGAGTTTATGTTCTTGTGTTTACAGGCATCTCTCCGAATCAATTCTCAACAAAATCAGATGACGGGAGATTGTCAATGTCTATTTATGTAGGAAACTTGTCTTACCAAGTTACTGAAGAAGATCTTACCGAAGTTTTTGCTGAATATGGAACAGTAAAGCGGGTACAACTACCTACTGATCGTGAAACAGGTCGGATGCGTGGTTTTGGTTTTGTCGAAATGTCAACAGATGACGAAGAAACAGCCGCTATTGATGCCCTTGATGGAGCAGAATGGATGGGACGGGATCTGAAAGTTAATAAAGCCAAGCCACGTACCGAAGGTGGTGGTGGTGGGAATTTCCGTAGAGGTGGAAACTTCTCTGGCTCCAGAGAACGCTACTAAGTTTTTTTGAGAATCTGCAATTAATTATTTTTCAATAGAAAGATTCCAGGCTAATAGCTGAAAATTCTTTCTATTGAAATTTATTTTGAGTGGGTTTTAATGGTTGGTTTTGTAATAAGCTAAAACGAATTTAATTCTATTACTATATCCCTATATGTATTGTGACCATCTCAATCACTGGGTTTTTCTGCGTAGGTCTTGCTACTACTAAATAACTATGAAACGTAATATAAACTGTCAAACAAACAACTGCTAAAAAGTAGCTGTTAATTAGTACACCTAAAAAAATGCTAATAATTGTTAATTTATTTCTTGCTATAGTAATTGTATAGG contains:
- a CDS encoding RNA recognition motif domain-containing protein encodes the protein MSIYVGNLSYQVTEEDLTEVFAEYGTVKRVQLPTDRETGRMRGFGFVEMSTDDEETAAIDALDGAEWMGRDLKVNKAKPRTEGGGGGNFRRGGNFSGSRERY